The following is a genomic window from Parabacteroides johnsonii DSM 18315.
ACGTACATTATTGGAACGTATCGGTCGGTTGCCTATTAGTAAAGAGGAGGAAAATAGTGGTATTTTGCGGTATGCCGATTATGTCAAAGAATATGGGGAGTATTTGTACATTAAACCTTTCCCAGAGTCTCAAGCGACTCGGTTTAAGGTGATGTCTCGTGAATTACTTCCTCCGGGATATGATTATGGAAGTTTGTTTTAAAGGAGCCAAAGATGAAAAATGTGTGTATAAAAATTCAATTGATTTTATTCTCGTTTTTTATTCTTTTGATGGGATGTTCTTTGAGTAAGCCTCAACCGGATATTTTGATTCAAGAAAACAAGCAGGAAAAAAAGATTGATGTGGTGGTAGATGGGAATTTGTTTACTTCTTACCGGTATTCAACTGATTTTGAAAAGCCATTTCTATTTCCTATTTATTCGCCTAATGGATCTGTTGTGACAAGAGGATATCCGCTTGAACCTCGTAAAGGAGAGAGAGTGGATCATCCTCATCATACAGGACTATGGTTTAACCATGGGAATGTGAATGGGCTTGACTTTTGGAATAACTCTTCAGCAATTAAAGATAAGGAAAAATATGGACATATTGTTGTGACTAAAATTTTGGATGTGAAAGATGGCAAAAGTGGTTTGATTAAAGTCCTTTCTGAGTGGAGGGATGAACAGGAAAATGTGTTGCTGGAAGAGACTACTGAGTATATTATTCATGCAACTGATGATAGTCGTACGATTGATCATATATCTACATTGAAAGCAATTCAAAATGTGACTTTTACAGATAATAAAGAGGGCATGATTGCTATTCGGGTAGATCGTTCTTTTGAAGAGCCGGCAGAGGGAAGCATGATTTTTACAGATGAACATGGTAATCCGACAGAGGTCAAGACACAGGCGGACAATACCGGAGTGAATGGTGTTTATTACAGTAGTAATGGTTTTACCGGTGGAAAAGTATGGTCTACATGTAACGATTGGGTTCTGTTGACTGGTGAAAAAGATGGATCAATCATTACATTTGGTTTTTTTGATCACCCGGATAATGTTGGATATCCTTTTCATTCGCATGCTCGTGGGTATGGATTATTTGCTTGTAACAATTTGGGATCTTATTCTTATAATAAGCAAGATGATGAAATTGTTCATCATTTGATAAAGGGAGAAACATTGGTGTTGAAACATCGTTTTTACATTGAAGCGGGAAAGGATAAGATTTCGAAAGAACAGGCTGATGCTATAGGAGTTGATTTTTCTAAATCATATTAATGAGGAATTGAGATTGATTGTTTTTTTTAGAGAAAAGAAATGATGTCGATATTTTGTTATGAATATTTGAATTTTAAGAGTTTGGGACTGCTCCTGTTATTGTTTTTGGGGATTCCTTTTTGTCCATATTCTGCATATAGTCAAGAGACAAGGAGTGAATCTTGGCAACTACAAGGTGGAATAGGAGTTTGTTCATCCGTAGAAAAATCCGAATTGCTACTTGAAGCAAAAAGTGCTTTTTTGGAAGTTAATATCCAAAGTTTTTTTAATCCAAAAGAAAGTGATGCTGAATTTGCCTCTAAGTTGGAACGGGTCAGAAAATCTTCATTACCAGTTTATGCCGGAAATTGTTTCTTTCCGGGAAAAATGAAATTGGTAGGTGATCATATTGATATTTCAGCAGTATTGTCTTATGCCGAGATTGCAATGAAGCGTGCTCAAATGACTGGAACGAAAATATTTGTTTTGGGAAGTGGAGGAGCTCGAAATATCCCGGAGGGTTTTGATCGTAATAAAGCGTGTAAACAATTTATTAGGCTTTGTAAGCGAATTGCTGGAATAGGAGAAAAATATGGTGTTGTAGTCGTTTTGGAACCGCTGAGAAAGGAAGAAACGAATTTTGTAAATACCATAGCAGAAGGGATGAAAATTGTCAAGGCAGTCAATCATCCTAACTTTAAAATTTTAGCTGATTTTTATCATATGGCCTGTGAAAAAGAAAGTCCAGAAGTGATTATTGATGCTGCTGCTGAGTTATGTCATTGCCATATAACTGAAGTGGAGTCTCGGTCGGCACCGGGTATAAGAGGTGATGATTTTACTCCTTATTTTAGGGCATTAAAACAGATTGGTTATGAAGGTGCAATAGCATTGGAATGTAACTGGAAAGACTTTGATAAGGAGGTTAAGTGTGGAATAGCGGAAGCCGGTAGGCAAGTTGCTTCTATTCCTGATTTTTGATTAACTTTTAAATTGTGAAGACATGAAAACAAGTTCAAGAAGAGATTTTTTTAAAAAAGCGACGTTAGGTGTAGTTACTGCAACAGTTATGCCAGCAGTAGTTGAGGCTGAAGTGATTTCTGCTCCTGAAATATTGTCAGAGTCTGTTAAGGGGGCAAACGATCGTATTCGTATTGCTGTACTTGGCGTTAATGGACGAGGACAAACTCATGTTGACGAGATCATGAAGATATCCAAGGAGTATAATGTGGAATTGGCTGCTTTATGTGATCCAGATATGGATATTTTGCAAAAGAGGACGGAAAAGGTTAAAAGCAAATATGGAAAAAATATCCGTATAGAACAGGATTTTCGGAAAATTTATGATGATAAGGAAATTGACGCAGTAGCTTTGGCTACGCCTAATCATTGGCATGCACTTCAAACGATTTGGGCTTGCCAGGCTGGAAAAGATGTATATGTGGAGAAGCCTGCTACACATAATATTTATGAAGGTCGGAAAATGATTGAAGCAGCCTATAAATATAATCGGATTGTGCAACATGGAGTTCAATTAAGAAGTTCGGTGGCAATTCGAGAAGCTATAGAACATTTGAAAAATGGATTGATTGGCCGTGTCTATATGTCTCGTGGATTGGTTTATCGATGGAGGCCGAACATAGGAAATAAGGGTATTTCTCAAAAACCGACAGGATTGGATTATGACCTTTGGTGTGGCCCGGCTCCAATGGTCCCATTTACTAAAAATTTGGTCCACTATAATTGGCATTGGCATTGGAACTATGGAAATGGGGATGTCGGGAACCAGGGAATTCATCAGACTGATTTATGTATGTGGGGGTTAGGAGTCGATTATTTACCTGAAAGAATAACATCTATGGGAGGTAAGTTCTTATGGGATGATTGCAAGGAAGTGCCAGAAATACAAACATCGATCTATCACTATCCAAAAGAAAAGAAAATCATTCAGTTTGAAGTGCGTAATTGGTGTACAAATCTGGAAGATGGAGCAGGTGTGGGCAATATATTTTATGGTGATAAAGGATATATGGTTATCAAAGGATACGATACATATGAAACATATTTAGGAGAAAAACGGGAAAAAGGTCCCAGCCGTTCTGAAGGTGGAGAATTGACTCGGCATTTTCAGAATTGGGTAGATGCAATGAGGGCACGTGATATGAGCATCCAAAATGGTCCAGTTCAAACAGGGCATTTGTCTTCAGCTTTGGCTCATTTAGGTAATATCTCATTCCGTTTGGGTAAACAATTGCAGTTTGATCCTGTTGCAGAACGATTTATCGGTGATGGTGAAAATGAAGCAAATGCAATGTTGAGTAGAGACTATAGAGCTCCTTATGTGCTTCCAGAAATTGTATAATTTGTTTTGGGTATGAATTATTTATGTTAATTATGTAATAAATTGAAGTTATGATAAAGAATCAGATGTCACGACGGAACTTTTTGGCAACGACAGGAGCTATAGCGGGAACAGCGTTATTTAATCCGTTATCAGATATGAAAGTTGCTGCAATGGAAACAAGAACCCAGATTGGGAAAAAACTGCGTGTTGCTCTTGTTGGAACGGGAAGCCGAGGAACCTCTATGTGGGGGCGAGATATTCAAAAAAACTATTCTGACTATCTTGAATTTGTTGGGCTT
Proteins encoded in this region:
- a CDS encoding DUF6807 domain-containing protein, with the protein product MKNVCIKIQLILFSFFILLMGCSLSKPQPDILIQENKQEKKIDVVVDGNLFTSYRYSTDFEKPFLFPIYSPNGSVVTRGYPLEPRKGERVDHPHHTGLWFNHGNVNGLDFWNNSSAIKDKEKYGHIVVTKILDVKDGKSGLIKVLSEWRDEQENVLLEETTEYIIHATDDSRTIDHISTLKAIQNVTFTDNKEGMIAIRVDRSFEEPAEGSMIFTDEHGNPTEVKTQADNTGVNGVYYSSNGFTGGKVWSTCNDWVLLTGEKDGSIITFGFFDHPDNVGYPFHSHARGYGLFACNNLGSYSYNKQDDEIVHHLIKGETLVLKHRFYIEAGKDKISKEQADAIGVDFSKSY
- a CDS encoding sugar phosphate isomerase/epimerase family protein, encoding MMSIFCYEYLNFKSLGLLLLLFLGIPFCPYSAYSQETRSESWQLQGGIGVCSSVEKSELLLEAKSAFLEVNIQSFFNPKESDAEFASKLERVRKSSLPVYAGNCFFPGKMKLVGDHIDISAVLSYAEIAMKRAQMTGTKIFVLGSGGARNIPEGFDRNKACKQFIRLCKRIAGIGEKYGVVVVLEPLRKEETNFVNTIAEGMKIVKAVNHPNFKILADFYHMACEKESPEVIIDAAAELCHCHITEVESRSAPGIRGDDFTPYFRALKQIGYEGAIALECNWKDFDKEVKCGIAEAGRQVASIPDF
- a CDS encoding Gfo/Idh/MocA family protein, which produces MKTSSRRDFFKKATLGVVTATVMPAVVEAEVISAPEILSESVKGANDRIRIAVLGVNGRGQTHVDEIMKISKEYNVELAALCDPDMDILQKRTEKVKSKYGKNIRIEQDFRKIYDDKEIDAVALATPNHWHALQTIWACQAGKDVYVEKPATHNIYEGRKMIEAAYKYNRIVQHGVQLRSSVAIREAIEHLKNGLIGRVYMSRGLVYRWRPNIGNKGISQKPTGLDYDLWCGPAPMVPFTKNLVHYNWHWHWNYGNGDVGNQGIHQTDLCMWGLGVDYLPERITSMGGKFLWDDCKEVPEIQTSIYHYPKEKKIIQFEVRNWCTNLEDGAGVGNIFYGDKGYMVIKGYDTYETYLGEKREKGPSRSEGGELTRHFQNWVDAMRARDMSIQNGPVQTGHLSSALAHLGNISFRLGKQLQFDPVAERFIGDGENEANAMLSRDYRAPYVLPEIV